The following are from one region of the Salvia splendens isolate huo1 chromosome 2, SspV2, whole genome shotgun sequence genome:
- the LOC121765157 gene encoding 40S ribosomal protein S12-like, producing the protein MSGEDVVAAEAPAPVLAPALGEPMDIMTALQLVLRKSKAHSGLSRGLHEAAKVIEKHAAQLCVLAEDCDQADYVKLVKALCADHNVSLITVPSAKTLGEWAGLCKIDSEGKARKVVGCACVVVKDYGEESEGLHIVQEYVKSH; encoded by the exons ATGTCAGG TGAGGATGTTGTTGCTGCTGAGGCACCAGCTCCAGTTCTAGCTCCAGCTCTTGGGGAGCCCATGGATATCATGACTGCGTTGCAGTTGGTTCTGAGAAAGTCCAAAGCCCACAGTGGCCTTTCTCGTGGGCTCCATGAAGCTGCCAAGGTCATTGAGAAGCATGCTGCGCAGCTGTGTGTCTTGGCAGAGGACTGCGACCAGGCTGATTATGTCAAATTGGTGAAAGCTCTTTGTGCTGATCATAACGTTAGCTTGATCACTGTGCCTAGTGCTAAAACCCTTGGCGAGTGGGCTGGA CTATGCAAGATTGACTCTGAAGGAAAAGCAAGGAAGGTGGTCGGTTGTGCTTGCGTTGTTGTAAAG GATTATGGGGAAGAAAGTGAGGGTTTACATATCGTCCAGGAATATGTGAAATCACATTAA
- the LOC121765169 gene encoding zinc finger transcription factor YY1-like isoform X2: protein MRAMKEKSKESEVAEPEPEPTTEVLFLCSYEGCGKTFIDAGTLRKHSHIHGERQYVCHYENCGKKFLDSSKLKRHFLIHTGERDFVCPHEGCGKAFSLDFNLRSHMKTHAQENYHICPYSDCGKRYAHEYKLKNHIASHHEKANEMETPKYVMPPEKPVKTPRSTTGATPRSTTGATPRSTTGPASSDRPHACPYEGCEKAYIHEYKLNLHLRREHPGHFPDENAKANQQNTEHEMDEGSDQDAYAGKRGNSKVRKPSRPKPNLKLPPSKVSRRKTSTVSPVNMNLVKKHRPLKEEIYEEEDSEETEEERENIAEGWRYSNNNEDDDEETEYED, encoded by the exons ATGAGGGCCATGAAGGAGAAGTCGAAAGAGTCAGAAGTGGCTGAGCCCGAGCCTGAACCCACAACGGAAGTTCTCTTCTTATGCAGCTATGAAGGCTGTGGGAAGACATTTATAGATGCTGGAACATTGAGGAAGCACTCTCATATTCATGGCGAGAGACAATACGTTTGCCATTATGAAAATTGTGGGAAG AAATTTTTGGACAGTTCCAAACTAAAGAGGCACTTTTTAATTCATACTGGGGAGAGAGACTTTGTGTGTCCACATGAAGGCTGTGGTAAG GCGTTCTCTTTGGACTTCAATCTCAGGTCGCATATGAAGACACATGCGCAGGAGAACTATCATATTTGCCCATATTCTGATTGTGGAAAGCGATACGCCCACGAATACAAGCTAAAGAATCACATAGCATCTCATCACGAGAAGGCG AATGAGATGGAAACGCCCAAATATGTTATGCCTCCTGAAAAGCCCGTGAAAACTCCAAGGTCTACAACAGGAGCAACTCCGAGGTCTACAACAGGAGCAACTCCAAGGTCTACAACGGGCCCTGCATCATCAGACCGGCCACATGCCTGTCCGTATGAAGGGTGTGAGAAGGCGTACATTCATGAATACAAGTTGAATCTTCATCTGAGGCGAGAGCATCCTGGCCATTTTCCAGATGAGAATGCTAAGGCCAACCAACAAAACACGGAACATGAGATGGATGAAGGCAGTGATCAAGATGCATACGCTGGTAAACGTGGAAACAGTAAAGTCCGTAAACCAAGCAGGCCAAAGCCGAACCTGAAGCTGCCACCTTCAAAGGTTTCTCGCCGTAAGACTTCTACTGTTTCACCTGTCAATATGAATTTGGTGAAGAAACATCGACCTCTCAAGGAGGAAATATACGAAGAAGAAGATAGCGAAGAAACAGAAGAGGAACGAGAAAATATTGCAGAAGGGTGGAGATACAGCAACAACAAtgaggatgatgatgaagagACGGAGTATGAGGATTGA
- the LOC121765169 gene encoding zinc finger transcription factor YY1-like isoform X1, whose amino-acid sequence METHMSHSPFDRRPMSRSRGPAVKWFKEWVPQDIVSNGGKCLVLKWVNEATMRAMKEKSKESEVAEPEPEPTTEVLFLCSYEGCGKTFIDAGTLRKHSHIHGERQYVCHYENCGKKFLDSSKLKRHFLIHTGERDFVCPHEGCGKAFSLDFNLRSHMKTHAQENYHICPYSDCGKRYAHEYKLKNHIASHHEKANEMETPKYVMPPEKPVKTPRSTTGATPRSTTGATPRSTTGPASSDRPHACPYEGCEKAYIHEYKLNLHLRREHPGHFPDENAKANQQNTEHEMDEGSDQDAYAGKRGNSKVRKPSRPKPNLKLPPSKVSRRKTSTVSPVNMNLVKKHRPLKEEIYEEEDSEETEEERENIAEGWRYSNNNEDDDEETEYED is encoded by the exons ATGGAGACTCACATGAGCCACAGTCCCTTTGACAGACGCCCCATGTCCCGCTCTAGAGGCCCTGCCGTTAAATGGTTCAAGGAATG GGTACCGCAAGATATTGTTTCAAACGGTGGGAAATGCCTTGTCTTGAAATGGGTTAATG AGGCAACGATGAGGGCCATGAAGGAGAAGTCGAAAGAGTCAGAAGTGGCTGAGCCCGAGCCTGAACCCACAACGGAAGTTCTCTTCTTATGCAGCTATGAAGGCTGTGGGAAGACATTTATAGATGCTGGAACATTGAGGAAGCACTCTCATATTCATGGCGAGAGACAATACGTTTGCCATTATGAAAATTGTGGGAAG AAATTTTTGGACAGTTCCAAACTAAAGAGGCACTTTTTAATTCATACTGGGGAGAGAGACTTTGTGTGTCCACATGAAGGCTGTGGTAAG GCGTTCTCTTTGGACTTCAATCTCAGGTCGCATATGAAGACACATGCGCAGGAGAACTATCATATTTGCCCATATTCTGATTGTGGAAAGCGATACGCCCACGAATACAAGCTAAAGAATCACATAGCATCTCATCACGAGAAGGCG AATGAGATGGAAACGCCCAAATATGTTATGCCTCCTGAAAAGCCCGTGAAAACTCCAAGGTCTACAACAGGAGCAACTCCGAGGTCTACAACAGGAGCAACTCCAAGGTCTACAACGGGCCCTGCATCATCAGACCGGCCACATGCCTGTCCGTATGAAGGGTGTGAGAAGGCGTACATTCATGAATACAAGTTGAATCTTCATCTGAGGCGAGAGCATCCTGGCCATTTTCCAGATGAGAATGCTAAGGCCAACCAACAAAACACGGAACATGAGATGGATGAAGGCAGTGATCAAGATGCATACGCTGGTAAACGTGGAAACAGTAAAGTCCGTAAACCAAGCAGGCCAAAGCCGAACCTGAAGCTGCCACCTTCAAAGGTTTCTCGCCGTAAGACTTCTACTGTTTCACCTGTCAATATGAATTTGGTGAAGAAACATCGACCTCTCAAGGAGGAAATATACGAAGAAGAAGATAGCGAAGAAACAGAAGAGGAACGAGAAAATATTGCAGAAGGGTGGAGATACAGCAACAACAAtgaggatgatgatgaagagACGGAGTATGAGGATTGA
- the LOC121778888 gene encoding serine/threonine-protein kinase-like protein At5g23170 has product MPNGTLHHLLHLSPSPPPWPRRLAIALQLAAALRHLHGSHPSIVHRDVKSANILLDATWNARLADFGLAARLCDDDDMDTKLPAGTIGYIDPSYTAPGMLTAKIDVFSYGVVLLELVSARRVIDLTQSPASIVDWALPLIHQAGDWRFVIRGFGYRCTRDVRLRTS; this is encoded by the coding sequence ATGCCCAACGGCAccctccaccacctcctccacctctCCCCATCCCCTCCCCCCTGGCCGAGGCGCCTCGCCATCGCCCTCCAGCTCGCCGCCGCCCTCCGCCACCTCCACGGCTCACACCCTAGCATCGTCCACCGCGACGTCAAATCCGCCAACATACTACTCGACGCCACGTGGAACGCCAGGCTGGCCGACTTCGGGCTCGCAGCGAGATTGTGCGACGACGATGACATGGACACCAAGCTCCCCGCGGGGACCATCGGGTACATAGACCCTAGCTACACCGCTCCCGGAATGCTCACCGCCAAAATCGACGTCTTCAGCTACGGCGTCGTTTTGCTGGAGCTCGTCTCAGCGAGGAGGGTCATTGACCTGACTCAATCCCCGGCCTCCATTGTGGATTGGGCGCTCCCCCTGATCCACCAGGCCGGGGATTGGAGATTTGTGATAAGAGGATTCGGTTATCGATGTACACGAGACGTGCGGTTACGAACCTCTTAG
- the LOC121792350 gene encoding uncharacterized protein At4g06598-like isoform X2 yields MANSKGPSTVRNMMYNGKNPLLPPKSPFPSISPSYTEYIPTSVIGPKSLPKPREGSPHHQRTSSESFLIEEQPSWLDELLDEPETPLRKGGHRRSSSDSFAYIDTANAGSMNYAAQDDIKFKNMIPLPSWGSQDFDFHRDMRQSSFYLDPNPSGKTKNKPWDAPVNSIALPRGIPSRDVATIQNAGSVNSSLDVDRNPTSSAQKSDVESVSQDPKGPSEKKETCVKNLASDTDTKRAKQQFAQRSRVRKLQYIAELERHVQTLQAEGSEISAELEFLNQQNLILSMENKSLKQRLENLSQEQRIKYFEHDVLEREAGRLLGLYQQQQKLLQAKQQISSNHQRAKSRDLDQQFANLSLKLKETSSGQDSLSNQLHM; encoded by the exons ATGGCAAACTCCAAGGGACCATCTACCGTTAGAAACATGATGTATAATGGAAAGAATCCATTATTGCCTCCAAAAAGTCCATTTCCTAGCATCTCTCCATCATATACTGAATACATTCCTACTTCAGTGATTGGTCCAAAATCTCTTCCAAAGCCCAGAGAAGGAAGTCCACATCATCAACGTACTTCTTCTGAAAGTTTTTTGATAGAGGAACAACCATCTTGGTTAGATGAACTCCTCGATGAACCAGAAACTCCTTTGCGTAAAGGAGGTCATCGTCGCTCGTCAAGTGACTCTTTTGCATATATCGATACAGCTAATGCTGGAAGCATGAACTATGCAGCTCAAGATGATATCAAGTTCAAGAATATGATTCCATTGCCTTCATGGGGATCTCAAGACTTTGACTTTCATAGGGATATGCGGCAAAGTTCTTTCTATTTGGATCCAAATCCTTCTGGCAAAACCAAGAACAAGCCATGGGATGCACCTGTGAATTCGATTGCACTTCCTCGTGGCATTCCTTCTAGGGATGTTGCCACCATCCAGAATGCCGGATCAGTGAACTCCTCGCTAGACGTTGATAGAAATCCAACTTCATCTGCTCAAAAGTCAGATGTTGAATCTGTTTCTCAAGACCCAAAAGGCCCATCTGAGAAAAAAGAAACATGTGTTAAGAATCTGGCATCAGACACAGACACAAAACGAGCCAAGCA GCAATTCGCTCAACGTTCTCGTGTGCGGAAGCTTCAATACATAGCTGAACTTGAAAGACACGTTCAAACTCTACAG GCAGAAGGCTCTGAAATTTCTGCTGAGCTTGAATTTCTCAACCAGCAAAACCTTATTCTCAGTATGGAAAATAAATCCCTGAAGCAACGTTTAGAAAATTTATCTCAGGAGCAGCGTATCAAATATT TCGAGCATGACGTATTGGAGAGAGAAGCAGGAAGACTGCTAGGCCTGTATCAGCAGCAGCAGAAGCTGCTGCAAGCAAAACAGCAGATATCTTCTAACCATCAACGTGCCAAGAGCAGAGACCTCGATCAACAGTTTGCTAATCTTTCCCTGAAACTCAAGGAAACAAGCTCTGGTCAGGATTCTCTCTCTAACCAGCTTCATATGTAG
- the LOC121792350 gene encoding uncharacterized protein At4g06598-like isoform X1, which yields MANSKGPSTVRNMMYNGKNPLLPPKSPFPSISPSYTEYIPTSVIGPKSLPKPREGSPHHQRTSSESFLIEEQPSWLDELLDEPETPLRKGGHRRSSSDSFAYIDTANAGSMNYAAQDDIKFKNMIPLPSWGSQDFDFHRDMRQSSFYLDPNPSGKTKNKPWDAPVNSIALPRGIPSRDVATIQNAGSVNSSLDVDRNPTSSAQKSDVESVSQDPKGPSEKKETCVKNLASDTDTKRAKQQFAQRSRVRKLQYIAELERHVQTLQLQAEGSEISAELEFLNQQNLILSMENKSLKQRLENLSQEQRIKYFEHDVLEREAGRLLGLYQQQQKLLQAKQQISSNHQRAKSRDLDQQFANLSLKLKETSSGQDSLSNQLHM from the exons ATGGCAAACTCCAAGGGACCATCTACCGTTAGAAACATGATGTATAATGGAAAGAATCCATTATTGCCTCCAAAAAGTCCATTTCCTAGCATCTCTCCATCATATACTGAATACATTCCTACTTCAGTGATTGGTCCAAAATCTCTTCCAAAGCCCAGAGAAGGAAGTCCACATCATCAACGTACTTCTTCTGAAAGTTTTTTGATAGAGGAACAACCATCTTGGTTAGATGAACTCCTCGATGAACCAGAAACTCCTTTGCGTAAAGGAGGTCATCGTCGCTCGTCAAGTGACTCTTTTGCATATATCGATACAGCTAATGCTGGAAGCATGAACTATGCAGCTCAAGATGATATCAAGTTCAAGAATATGATTCCATTGCCTTCATGGGGATCTCAAGACTTTGACTTTCATAGGGATATGCGGCAAAGTTCTTTCTATTTGGATCCAAATCCTTCTGGCAAAACCAAGAACAAGCCATGGGATGCACCTGTGAATTCGATTGCACTTCCTCGTGGCATTCCTTCTAGGGATGTTGCCACCATCCAGAATGCCGGATCAGTGAACTCCTCGCTAGACGTTGATAGAAATCCAACTTCATCTGCTCAAAAGTCAGATGTTGAATCTGTTTCTCAAGACCCAAAAGGCCCATCTGAGAAAAAAGAAACATGTGTTAAGAATCTGGCATCAGACACAGACACAAAACGAGCCAAGCA GCAATTCGCTCAACGTTCTCGTGTGCGGAAGCTTCAATACATAGCTGAACTTGAAAGACACGTTCAAACTCTACAG TTGCAGGCAGAAGGCTCTGAAATTTCTGCTGAGCTTGAATTTCTCAACCAGCAAAACCTTATTCTCAGTATGGAAAATAAATCCCTGAAGCAACGTTTAGAAAATTTATCTCAGGAGCAGCGTATCAAATATT TCGAGCATGACGTATTGGAGAGAGAAGCAGGAAGACTGCTAGGCCTGTATCAGCAGCAGCAGAAGCTGCTGCAAGCAAAACAGCAGATATCTTCTAACCATCAACGTGCCAAGAGCAGAGACCTCGATCAACAGTTTGCTAATCTTTCCCTGAAACTCAAGGAAACAAGCTCTGGTCAGGATTCTCTCTCTAACCAGCTTCATATGTAG